One window of Flavobacteriales bacterium genomic DNA carries:
- a CDS encoding glycosyltransferase, whose protein sequence is MSAFLLHCLIAFFAALVFALVLGSWKEVFEAARSEGPTSAKVLPPRQVSLIVPARDAAGTLVPLLQDLHAQRYPKDLLEVLVVDDHSSDGTAMTVRGMMRAWPQLRLITSTGEGKKAAIAQGVAEARGEWMVLTDADARCSPLRVAHIMHKVQVAGPDMLILPVETIGESGFIQRVQADEQTALLGVAAGTALGGAPVLVNGANMAFSKAAFMAVGGYEGDHWASGDDIFLMRRMLKARRNVRYLLDPEVVVSVKAEPMFGAFWRQRLRWAGKMRGVGGAGGWAALAGMLLPWFLLYVSCSFNLNEMMVQRPIACVLLLASAWMLWLLPVLALTRAVRRFLHTADDHRPVRGADFSTFVSLVAFTVYAPIIAVVSLFIRPKWKGRRT, encoded by the coding sequence ATGAGCGCGTTCCTTCTGCACTGCCTCATCGCGTTTTTCGCGGCCCTTGTCTTTGCCCTTGTGCTGGGTAGTTGGAAGGAAGTATTCGAGGCGGCCCGAAGTGAGGGACCGACCTCGGCGAAAGTTTTGCCGCCTAGGCAAGTGAGCCTGATCGTGCCTGCTCGCGATGCGGCCGGAACGTTGGTACCATTGCTTCAGGACCTGCACGCCCAGCGTTACCCCAAGGATCTCTTGGAGGTGCTGGTGGTGGATGATCACAGCAGCGATGGCACGGCGATGACGGTCAGGGGTATGATGCGGGCCTGGCCTCAGCTGCGGTTGATCACATCCACGGGGGAAGGCAAGAAGGCGGCAATCGCCCAAGGAGTTGCGGAGGCGCGCGGGGAGTGGATGGTGCTCACCGATGCGGACGCGCGTTGTAGCCCCCTGCGTGTGGCGCACATCATGCACAAAGTCCAAGTGGCCGGTCCGGACATGCTGATCCTTCCCGTGGAGACAATTGGGGAGAGCGGCTTCATCCAGCGTGTGCAGGCGGACGAGCAAACAGCATTGCTGGGCGTGGCAGCGGGAACGGCCTTGGGTGGCGCGCCCGTGCTGGTGAACGGCGCGAACATGGCGTTCAGCAAGGCAGCGTTCATGGCAGTGGGCGGATATGAAGGCGACCACTGGGCGAGCGGCGACGACATTTTCCTAATGCGGCGAATGCTGAAAGCGCGCCGCAACGTGCGCTATCTGCTCGATCCCGAAGTCGTGGTGTCCGTAAAGGCGGAACCGATGTTCGGCGCGTTCTGGCGGCAACGCCTGCGCTGGGCCGGCAAGATGCGCGGGGTAGGTGGCGCGGGTGGCTGGGCCGCGCTGGCCGGCATGCTGTTGCCGTGGTTCCTGCTCTACGTGTCCTGTTCCTTCAATTTAAATGAAATGATGGTACAACGGCCCATCGCCTGCGTGCTGTTGCTCGCCTCGGCATGGATGCTGTGGCTGCTTCCGGTGCTGGCCCTGACGCGAGCGGTAAGACGTTTCCTACACACCGCGGACGACCATCGGCCAGTACGCGGCGCAGACTTCTCGACCTTCGTGTCACTCGTTGCCTTCACGGTCTATGCGCCCATCATCGCGGTGGTGTCGCTTTTCATCAGGCCGAAGTGGAAGGGGAGGAGGACATGA
- the ruvC gene encoding crossover junction endodeoxyribonuclease RuvC encodes MGFGVLLVEGGKVTLLEADAIRFETSDDHTLKLRSIFRHVLAIIDKHHPDELAIEAQFFGKNVQSMLKLGRAQGVAIAAALHRELAVVEYAPKRVKQSITGNGNATKEQVAAMLVSILGIPELPKSTDATDAIAVAVCHHFSQGSVARPTARSASRGTSDWGSFIRNNPERVKK; translated from the coding sequence ATGGGCTTCGGCGTACTGTTGGTGGAAGGCGGCAAGGTGACGTTGCTGGAGGCCGATGCCATACGCTTCGAAACGTCGGACGATCACACGTTGAAACTGCGGTCCATCTTCCGGCACGTCCTCGCCATCATCGACAAGCACCATCCGGACGAACTGGCGATCGAAGCGCAGTTCTTCGGCAAGAACGTACAGAGCATGCTGAAGTTGGGCCGTGCGCAAGGCGTGGCGATCGCGGCCGCGCTGCACCGCGAGCTCGCCGTGGTGGAATACGCACCCAAGCGGGTGAAGCAGAGCATTACCGGCAACGGCAACGCCACCAAGGAACAGGTGGCGGCCATGCTGGTCAGCATCCTGGGCATCCCGGAACTGCCGAAAAGCACGGACGCCACGGACGCCATCGCCGTGGCCGTGTGCCATCACTTTTCACAGGGCTCCGTTGCCAGGCCCACGGCCCGCAGCGCATCACGCGGCACCAGTGACTGGGGCAGCTTCATCCGGAACAACCCGGAACGGGTGAAGAAGTGA
- a CDS encoding T9SS C-terminal target domain-containing protein, producing the protein MNTLRTTSLILAMLGAAALSAREVPGLPELHASGSANESGRAAPCSPATASNELDLNNVRARIETGGNMWEDRTGSSGPAYEVPKTPDKTGPNALFAGALWMGGLSPDNTLKLAAVRFRQIGNDYWPGPLTAYDTLTGEGDASVDGTVCTAFDKTWKTMRNDAQMQDAYFRCLADPLCDASIDFQGYSVPGYFFDWPAHGDVSKGQDYHLAPFYDSPYSEQDVYDPENGDYPGYDLAGVIDCKAKRREDAIPLFGDQNIWWVFNDKGNTHTESGGQPIGMEIRAQAFAFSTNDEVNNMTFYNYVLINQGTQTLTQTYFGQWVDVDLGGANDDYVGCDVERGLGYGYNGDPVDADANGHPGYGGPNPPPPAVGVDFFEGPYQDYDGLDNPLTTNCQNARDSLGIPYAGIGIGYGDSVPDNERYGMRAFVYHNNAGGAQGDPNNAGQYYNYLKAIWGDNTLMTFGGSGYSSSGGGTRSYYMFPGTSDPLGWGTDCTPQPLWDEVSAGNAPEDRRFIQSAGPFTLEPGAYNNITVGVVWARASSGDVQASVNLMRKADDKAQSLFDNCFRILNGPDAPELTIQELDRELILYVTNPLGSNNYNEEYVEIDATIPPTSEVTTYEIDSLFDDNGNYVGVFQVPTGTSTQNNDRIYRFQGYQIFQVKDATVSPDELGNTDKARLVAQVDIEDGITQLINWEQDAEVNLPIPKEKVFGGDSGVVHSFRILKDEFSTTDPTLKNFQTYHYMALAYGYNQYQPYDPATLTGQPYPYLAGRKSPTGSIRSYAGIPHKPSVENGGTVLNAQYGDGFVITRLEGQGNGGNEVAVATSSLNEIVNSTIGRVDEIKYQKGLAPVDVKVVDPLKVPLGNFELWVKDTTTVPLPNHPEQYPRLEDASWMLVRLSDSPTDADTVRSTRAIQLPNEQLIPQWGISVSITQTGFSLGEKYADPVGSLKEPSGTDWYAGIPDQEGELVQNWIRSGNAITDITLNYPDYNNVDPEQRYERVLGGTWAPWALVGRNAFQPGSEESSIRNQQLSSSISDIPSLQVVITPDKSKWSRCIVVEQSDSAAYTSPANVKKLYMRPQASVDKNGLTATDPGANVDEANLVDPIGMSWFPGYAVDMETGERLNVFFGENSFTGGGIGRDMLWNPSDQLYSQNGSTMFGGSHWIYVCRNVRRVTSTAFLANNRMPQYDQCAFAREKMVGNITSSVAEVYRGVAWVGSALLTEGMHMNTPQEGLVPSELRLRMGVNKPYNVYGQPFTAYVPEVVPVRNGGLPLYTFSTGESTALTNVTDVGKEGLDLIGVVPNPYYAYSGYETTRLDNRVKFINLPKTCTISIYTVSGTLVRKYRKDNELTYLDWDLKNNYNVPIAGGTYLCHIEAPGLGERVIKWFGVIRPVDLQNF; encoded by the coding sequence ATGAACACGCTTCGCACCACCTCCTTGATCCTCGCCATGCTGGGCGCCGCCGCGCTTTCCGCACGTGAGGTGCCCGGGCTTCCCGAACTGCACGCCAGTGGCTCAGCCAATGAATCCGGACGGGCGGCGCCATGTTCCCCCGCCACCGCCTCCAATGAGCTGGACCTGAACAATGTACGCGCCCGGATCGAGACCGGTGGCAACATGTGGGAGGACCGGACAGGTTCCTCCGGACCGGCATACGAGGTGCCCAAGACACCGGATAAAACAGGCCCCAATGCGCTATTTGCGGGTGCCTTGTGGATGGGCGGCCTCTCGCCGGACAACACGCTGAAGCTGGCCGCCGTGCGCTTCCGCCAAATAGGCAACGACTATTGGCCCGGCCCGCTCACCGCGTATGACACCTTGACCGGCGAAGGGGATGCCTCCGTGGACGGTACCGTCTGCACCGCGTTTGACAAGACCTGGAAGACCATGCGCAACGATGCCCAGATGCAGGATGCCTACTTCCGCTGCTTGGCCGATCCCTTGTGCGATGCGAGCATCGATTTCCAAGGCTACTCCGTCCCCGGTTACTTCTTTGACTGGCCCGCCCATGGCGACGTGTCCAAGGGGCAGGACTATCACTTGGCCCCATTTTATGATTCGCCATACAGTGAGCAGGACGTGTATGACCCGGAGAACGGGGACTATCCCGGATACGATCTGGCCGGCGTGATCGATTGCAAGGCGAAGCGCCGTGAGGACGCGATCCCGCTCTTTGGCGACCAGAACATCTGGTGGGTGTTCAACGACAAGGGCAATACGCACACCGAGTCGGGCGGGCAGCCCATCGGCATGGAGATCCGTGCCCAGGCCTTCGCCTTCAGCACCAACGACGAGGTGAACAACATGACCTTCTACAACTACGTGTTGATCAACCAAGGCACACAGACGCTCACCCAGACCTACTTCGGCCAATGGGTGGACGTGGATCTCGGCGGCGCGAACGACGATTACGTGGGTTGCGACGTGGAGCGCGGCCTTGGCTATGGCTACAACGGGGACCCCGTGGACGCCGATGCCAACGGCCATCCGGGCTACGGCGGACCGAACCCGCCCCCTCCCGCCGTGGGCGTTGACTTCTTTGAGGGACCCTACCAGGATTACGACGGCTTGGACAATCCCTTGACCACCAACTGCCAGAATGCCCGCGATTCCTTGGGCATCCCCTATGCCGGCATCGGTATCGGATATGGGGACAGCGTTCCGGACAACGAGCGCTACGGGATGCGTGCCTTCGTGTACCACAACAATGCCGGTGGAGCACAAGGCGATCCCAACAACGCGGGCCAGTACTATAACTATTTGAAGGCGATCTGGGGCGACAACACCCTGATGACCTTTGGAGGGAGCGGCTATAGCAGTTCGGGCGGTGGGACACGCTCGTATTACATGTTCCCGGGCACATCCGATCCCTTGGGTTGGGGTACCGATTGCACGCCCCAGCCGCTGTGGGACGAAGTATCCGCAGGTAATGCCCCCGAGGACCGTCGCTTTATCCAGAGCGCTGGACCCTTCACGTTGGAACCCGGTGCGTATAACAACATCACCGTTGGGGTGGTGTGGGCACGTGCCTCCAGCGGGGATGTGCAGGCCAGCGTGAACCTGATGCGCAAGGCGGACGACAAGGCCCAATCGCTTTTTGACAACTGCTTCCGCATCCTCAACGGGCCGGACGCCCCGGAACTGACCATCCAGGAACTGGACCGTGAGCTGATCCTCTACGTGACCAATCCGCTGGGAAGCAACAACTACAATGAGGAATATGTCGAGATCGATGCCACCATCCCGCCGACCAGCGAGGTGACCACCTATGAGATCGATTCCTTGTTCGATGATAACGGGAATTATGTGGGGGTCTTCCAAGTGCCCACGGGTACCTCCACGCAGAACAACGACCGGATCTACCGCTTCCAAGGCTACCAGATCTTCCAGGTGAAGGATGCGACGGTATCCCCGGACGAGCTCGGTAACACGGACAAGGCCCGCTTGGTCGCCCAGGTGGACATTGAGGACGGCATCACCCAACTGATCAATTGGGAACAGGACGCGGAAGTGAACCTTCCCATTCCGAAGGAAAAGGTCTTCGGCGGTGACAGCGGCGTGGTCCATTCCTTCCGGATCCTCAAGGATGAGTTCTCCACCACGGACCCCACGCTGAAGAACTTCCAGACCTACCACTACATGGCCCTTGCCTACGGTTACAACCAGTATCAGCCTTACGATCCGGCGACGCTCACGGGCCAGCCCTATCCGTATCTCGCAGGCCGTAAGTCGCCCACGGGCTCCATCCGGTCCTACGCGGGCATTCCGCACAAGCCCAGTGTGGAGAACGGCGGTACGGTGCTGAACGCACAGTATGGCGACGGTTTCGTCATCACCCGCCTCGAAGGGCAGGGCAATGGTGGCAATGAGGTGGCCGTGGCAACCTCTTCCCTGAACGAGATCGTGAATTCCACGATCGGTCGTGTGGACGAGATCAAGTATCAAAAGGGACTGGCCCCCGTGGATGTGAAGGTGGTGGACCCCTTGAAGGTGCCATTGGGCAACTTTGAACTTTGGGTAAAGGACACCACCACGGTGCCTTTACCGAACCATCCGGAGCAATATCCGCGCTTGGAGGACGCTAGCTGGATGCTGGTGCGGCTTAGCGATTCGCCCACGGACGCGGACACCGTACGGTCCACGCGTGCCATCCAACTCCCTAACGAGCAGCTGATCCCCCAGTGGGGCATCTCGGTCTCGATCACGCAGACCGGCTTTAGCCTTGGTGAGAAGTACGCCGATCCGGTCGGCAGCTTGAAGGAGCCGAGCGGTACGGACTGGTACGCGGGTATCCCGGATCAGGAGGGTGAACTGGTCCAGAACTGGATCCGATCGGGCAATGCGATCACCGACATCACGCTCAATTACCCGGACTACAACAATGTGGACCCTGAACAGAGGTACGAGCGTGTGCTTGGCGGCACATGGGCACCGTGGGCGCTGGTGGGCCGTAATGCGTTCCAACCGGGTTCGGAGGAATCTTCCATCAGAAACCAACAGCTCAGTTCTTCGATCAGTGACATCCCCAGCTTACAGGTGGTGATCACCCCGGACAAGAGCAAATGGAGCCGGTGCATCGTGGTGGAGCAAAGTGATTCCGCAGCATATACCAGCCCGGCCAATGTGAAGAAGTTGTACATGCGCCCCCAGGCCAGCGTGGACAAGAACGGCCTTACGGCGACGGATCCGGGTGCCAACGTGGACGAGGCGAACCTGGTGGACCCTATTGGGATGAGCTGGTTCCCTGGCTATGCAGTGGACATGGAGACCGGGGAGCGCCTGAACGTCTTCTTCGGTGAGAACAGCTTCACCGGCGGCGGTATCGGCAGGGACATGCTGTGGAACCCCAGCGACCAGCTGTACAGCCAGAACGGCAGTACCATGTTCGGAGGGTCCCATTGGATCTATGTCTGCAGGAATGTGCGGAGGGTCACCTCCACTGCCTTCTTGGCGAATAACAGGATGCCGCAATACGATCAATGCGCCTTCGCCCGTGAAAAGATGGTCGGGAACATCACTTCCTCGGTCGCTGAAGTGTACAGGGGCGTGGCCTGGGTGGGATCCGCACTGCTCACTGAGGGTATGCATATGAACACACCGCAGGAAGGACTGGTGCCGTCCGAGCTCCGCCTTCGGATGGGTGTGAACAAGCCCTACAATGTCTACGGCCAGCCATTTACCGCTTATGTACCGGAGGTCGTTCCGGTACGCAATGGAGGCTTGCCGCTCTATACGTTCAGCACGGGCGAGTCCACAGCGCTAACGAACGTTACCGATGTGGGCAAGGAAGGCCTGGACCTGATCGGCGTGGTACCGAATCCCTACTATGCCTACAGCGGGTATGAGACCACCCGCTTGGACAACCGGGTGAAGTTCATCAACCTGCCGAAGACCTGCACCATCAGTATCTATACAGTAAGTGGGACGCTGGTGCGCAAGTACAGGAAGGACAATGAACTCACCTATCTGGATTGGGACCTGAAGAACAACTACAACGTCCCCATAGCCGGCGGCACATACTTGTGCCACATCGAGGCCCCTGGCCTGGGCGAGCGGGTCATCAAATGGTTCGGCGTGATCAGGCCCGTCGATCTCCAGAATTTCTAA
- a CDS encoding HIT family protein has protein sequence MASIFTRIIQGEIPCHKVGEDDRYLAFLDINPLREGHSLVIPKLEVDKFFDLPQDVLAGIMPFAQGVAKRIAAVVPCDRIGVSVVGLEVPHAHVHLIPIDSIYDMDFSKPKVKMTNEEFAALAERIRNA, from the coding sequence ATGGCCAGTATTTTCACACGGATCATTCAGGGTGAGATCCCCTGCCACAAGGTGGGCGAGGACGACCGCTACCTCGCGTTCCTGGACATCAACCCGTTGCGGGAGGGCCATTCCTTGGTGATCCCGAAGCTGGAAGTGGACAAGTTCTTTGATCTCCCGCAGGACGTCCTTGCGGGCATCATGCCTTTCGCCCAAGGTGTGGCAAAGCGCATTGCCGCCGTGGTGCCCTGCGACCGTATCGGGGTGAGCGTGGTGGGGCTGGAAGTACCGCATGCACATGTACATCTCATCCCTATCGATTCCATCTACGACATGGATTTCTCCAAGCCGAAGGTGAAGATGACGAACGAGGAGTTCGCAGCCTTGGCCGAGCGGATCCGAAACGCTTGA
- a CDS encoding DUF3127 domain-containing protein produces the protein MASVTINGTVKVVGKTQQISEKFSKRELVITEQSGNYPEHIPVEFTQDKTGMLDPYAPGDQVTVTAFISGREWTGKDGVTKHFLSLKGDRIEKVGAAAPAARASGIAAPPPPSMADMPPADGEDDLPF, from the coding sequence ATGGCATCAGTCACCATCAACGGCACCGTGAAGGTTGTCGGCAAGACCCAACAGATCAGCGAGAAATTCAGCAAACGCGAACTCGTGATCACCGAACAATCCGGCAACTACCCGGAGCACATCCCCGTGGAGTTCACCCAGGACAAGACGGGCATGCTGGACCCCTACGCCCCGGGCGACCAGGTGACCGTTACCGCATTCATAAGCGGCCGTGAGTGGACCGGCAAGGACGGCGTGACCAAGCACTTTCTCAGCCTGAAGGGCGACCGCATCGAGAAGGTGGGTGCGGCCGCACCCGCCGCGCGCGCCAGTGGAATTGCCGCCCCTCCCCCGCCCAGCATGGCCGATATGCCCCCGGCGGACGGCGAGGACGACCTGCCTTTCTAA
- a CDS encoding flavin reductase family protein, producing the protein MKRADPSDTPIPELHGYLVGAVGPRPIALASTIDADGRPNLSPFSFFNIFGANPPMAIFSPARRGRDNTTKHTYHNVKAVPEVVINVVTYAMVQQASVASGEFPEGVDEFAKAGFTPLASEKVRPFRVKESPVQFECKVQQVIETGTGGAAGNLVICEIVLIHIDEAVLDAHGKIDQRRIDLVGRMGGFFYCRAHGDALFELTQPNKDFGVGVDALPASVRHSTILSGNDLGCLGSVRTIPDETAVNEYKLTELADLFISLEDDPSGLERALHTKAKQLIQEAHKEEAWKTLLAFNER; encoded by the coding sequence ATGAAGCGCGCCGACCCCTCCGACACCCCCATCCCCGAACTGCACGGCTATTTGGTGGGAGCGGTAGGCCCCCGGCCAATCGCGCTGGCCAGCACCATCGACGCTGACGGCAGGCCGAACCTGAGCCCGTTCAGCTTCTTCAACATCTTCGGCGCCAACCCGCCGATGGCCATCTTCAGCCCGGCACGGCGCGGCCGCGACAACACCACCAAGCACACCTACCACAATGTGAAGGCCGTGCCCGAAGTGGTGATCAACGTGGTGACCTACGCCATGGTGCAGCAGGCCTCCGTCGCCAGCGGGGAGTTTCCCGAAGGCGTTGACGAGTTCGCCAAAGCAGGCTTCACGCCGCTCGCTTCCGAAAAGGTGCGCCCCTTCCGGGTGAAGGAAAGCCCCGTGCAGTTCGAGTGCAAGGTGCAGCAGGTGATCGAGACCGGTACCGGCGGCGCCGCAGGCAACCTCGTTATCTGTGAGATCGTGCTGATCCACATCGACGAGGCAGTGCTGGACGCACACGGTAAGATCGACCAGCGGAGGATCGACCTCGTGGGCCGCATGGGCGGTTTCTTCTATTGCCGTGCGCACGGCGATGCGCTGTTCGAATTGACGCAGCCCAACAAGGATTTCGGCGTGGGGGTGGACGCATTGCCCGCATCCGTACGCCACAGCACCATCCTCTCCGGGAATGACCTCGGCTGCCTCGGCAGCGTGCGCACCATCCCTGACGAGACGGCCGTGAACGAATACAAGCTCACCGAGCTGGCCGACCTGTTCATCAGCCTGGAGGACGATCCATCCGGGCTGGAACGGGCCTTGCACACCAAAGCGAAGCAGCTCATCCAAGAAGCACACAAGGAGGAGGCGTGGAAAACGCTTCTCGCATTCAACGAACGCTAA
- a CDS encoding PorV/PorQ family protein — protein sequence MNITGARMMAGIGLALIAGSAMAGNPDRVGSAGATQLLVNPWARSNGWSLANTSTLRGAEGMFGNVAGLAHVRKTEVLFTSTRWLEGSGVKINAVGFGQKLGESGVIGLTASTFSFGDIPVTTVDQPEGGLGTFSPSQSNIGLAYAKAFSNSIFGGLLVRVVSESIANVRTSGVCFDAGIQYVTGPTENIHFGIALKNVGPAMRFSGDGLAVQGLLVAGDHTLTLEQRSAQFELPSMMNIGAAYDFNISELHRFTLAGTFISNSFTKDQFVLGAEYAFKKMLHVRGGYLYEKDVTDKEQRETVFTGPSGGISLDFPFGSEKKSVIAIDYGYRATNPFSGVHSIGIRLSL from the coding sequence ATGAACATTACTGGAGCGCGGATGATGGCGGGCATCGGCTTGGCCTTGATCGCCGGCAGTGCCATGGCGGGCAACCCGGACCGTGTCGGTTCCGCAGGCGCTACGCAACTGTTGGTGAACCCATGGGCCCGCAGCAACGGCTGGTCACTGGCCAACACATCGACCCTGCGAGGGGCCGAGGGCATGTTCGGCAACGTGGCCGGTCTGGCCCATGTGCGCAAGACCGAGGTGCTGTTCACCAGTACGCGATGGCTTGAGGGCAGCGGGGTGAAGATCAACGCAGTGGGTTTCGGGCAGAAGCTCGGGGAGAGCGGCGTGATCGGCCTCACTGCCAGCACTTTTTCTTTCGGTGATATCCCGGTGACCACCGTGGACCAGCCGGAGGGTGGCTTGGGCACGTTCAGTCCTTCGCAGTCCAACATCGGCTTGGCCTATGCAAAAGCCTTCTCCAACAGCATTTTCGGAGGTTTGCTCGTGCGCGTGGTATCGGAATCCATCGCCAACGTGCGCACATCCGGCGTCTGTTTCGATGCGGGCATCCAGTACGTCACCGGGCCCACGGAGAACATTCACTTCGGCATTGCACTGAAGAACGTGGGGCCCGCCATGAGGTTCAGTGGGGACGGCCTCGCCGTGCAAGGTCTGTTGGTCGCGGGCGACCATACCCTCACGTTGGAGCAGCGCTCGGCCCAATTCGAGCTGCCCTCGATGATGAACATCGGTGCCGCCTACGACTTCAACATCTCCGAACTCCATCGGTTCACCCTCGCGGGCACCTTCATTTCCAACTCCTTCACCAAGGACCAGTTCGTGCTGGGCGCGGAATATGCCTTCAAAAAAATGCTCCATGTGCGTGGCGGTTATCTCTATGAGAAGGACGTGACCGACAAAGAGCAGCGTGAAACGGTGTTCACCGGCCCAAGTGGTGGCATCAGCCTGGACTTCCCCTTCGGCAGCGAGAAGAAGAGCGTGATCGCCATCGACTATGGCTATCGCGCCACCAACCCGTTCAGCGGGGTCCACAGCATCGGTATTCGATTGAGCCTATAA
- a CDS encoding flippase-like domain-containing protein, whose protein sequence is MSRRTLLLVRWGIFLAACAFLFLRLSADQSTHALWGEWRNAVDVAAWPVWGVMFAMAVLNWGIEAAKWRWLVAHLERMSLGRAFAATLAGTTVGLITPNRTGEFLGRVLFLAPEHRWQGGFATVLGSIAQFVTTLLIGGAAFVIWWERTPMVADVGPMWGVVIVVLVAAVAGGALVLFFRPRLLRQLIKVVPLLRRMEGAAAVLEDYAVRELMLVFGMSIARYLVFAAQYVLMLVVLAGIPWQEALVVVPVIYLVTTLVPTMMLTDLGVRGSASVALLTPVGGSPAVVLLASFGVWAVNIAMPALVGGVILLVARIRTRR, encoded by the coding sequence ATGTCGCGCCGAACGCTGTTGCTTGTCCGCTGGGGGATCTTCCTCGCCGCCTGCGCGTTCCTGTTCTTGCGTCTGTCGGCCGACCAAAGTACGCACGCGCTTTGGGGTGAATGGCGCAATGCGGTGGATGTGGCGGCTTGGCCGGTCTGGGGGGTGATGTTCGCCATGGCCGTGTTGAACTGGGGCATCGAGGCGGCGAAGTGGCGTTGGCTGGTCGCGCATCTTGAGCGGATGAGCCTGGGGCGAGCGTTCGCGGCCACGTTGGCGGGCACCACCGTCGGCCTCATCACACCGAACCGGACAGGTGAATTCCTGGGCAGGGTGCTCTTTCTCGCACCGGAACACCGGTGGCAGGGCGGCTTCGCGACGGTGCTGGGCAGCATCGCGCAGTTCGTCACCACGTTGCTAATAGGTGGTGCGGCCTTTGTGATCTGGTGGGAGCGCACGCCGATGGTGGCCGACGTTGGCCCCATGTGGGGCGTTGTGATCGTGGTACTGGTGGCGGCAGTGGCGGGAGGGGCGTTGGTGCTCTTCTTCCGGCCGCGGCTCTTGCGGCAGTTGATCAAGGTGGTCCCGCTGTTGCGCCGGATGGAGGGCGCGGCGGCCGTGCTGGAGGATTATGCCGTACGGGAACTGATGCTGGTTTTCGGGATGAGCATTGCGCGGTATCTGGTTTTTGCCGCGCAGTACGTCCTCATGCTGGTGGTTCTCGCCGGGATCCCATGGCAGGAAGCCTTGGTCGTAGTGCCGGTGATCTATTTGGTGACCACCTTGGTGCCCACGATGATGTTGACCGACCTGGGCGTGCGTGGATCGGCTTCGGTGGCGCTGCTTACTCCCGTGGGCGGCTCACCGGCAGTGGTGCTGCTGGCATCCTTCGGCGTGTGGGCGGTGAACATCGCAATGCCAGCGCTGGTGGGCGGGGTGATCCTCCTGGTGGCACGTATCCGGACCCGGCGATGA
- the greA gene encoding transcription elongation factor GreA, producing the protein MSTIAYYTEEGLKKLQDELHHLKTVDRPHISKQIAEARDKGDLSENAEYHAAKEDQGLLEARIAKMEEVLASARVIDPDQVDTDKVYIHCTVKVRQSGGKMERSFTLVAESEADLKTGKISVNSPIGKGLLGKKVGEEAEIVTPNGVTKFEVMEISR; encoded by the coding sequence ATGAGCACGATCGCCTATTACACCGAAGAGGGTCTGAAGAAACTTCAGGATGAACTGCATCACCTGAAAACGGTAGACCGGCCCCACATCAGTAAACAGATCGCGGAAGCCCGTGACAAGGGAGACCTGAGCGAGAACGCGGAATACCATGCGGCCAAGGAGGACCAAGGCTTGTTGGAAGCCCGCATCGCCAAGATGGAAGAGGTACTGGCAAGCGCCCGCGTGATCGATCCGGACCAAGTGGACACCGACAAGGTGTACATTCATTGCACCGTCAAGGTGCGCCAATCGGGCGGCAAGATGGAGCGCTCCTTCACATTGGTCGCCGAAAGCGAGGCGGACCTGAAGACCGGCAAGATCAGCGTGAACTCGCCGATCGGAAAAGGTCTGCTGGGCAAGAAGGTCGGCGAGGAGGCGGAGATCGTTACGCCCAATGGCGTAACGAAGTTCGAGGTCATGGAAATTTCCCGCTGA